The Anaerolineae bacterium genome window below encodes:
- the cas4 gene encoding CRISPR-associated protein Cas4 has protein sequence MSAVLWGIAFLLIVTGALMLWWSSRISRAAGLPAGRVIYADTSRWWRVKTSIISRRWGLVGRPDYLVKHGREIIPVEVKSGPRPIHPHPSHLLQLAAYCLLVEDWASHRPSHGLLCYDDATLVVPFDDALRQAVLETLTELRRALTRVEVARSHQDPARCLGCGLRHACEQTLVSTG, from the coding sequence TTGTCCGCTGTATTGTGGGGGATCGCCTTTCTGCTCATCGTGACAGGCGCGCTCATGTTGTGGTGGTCCAGCCGCATTAGCCGGGCTGCTGGGTTGCCAGCCGGCCGCGTGATCTATGCTGACACGAGTCGGTGGTGGCGCGTGAAGACGTCCATCATCAGCCGGCGTTGGGGATTGGTCGGCCGCCCAGACTATCTGGTTAAGCATGGGAGAGAGATCATCCCGGTCGAGGTCAAATCTGGCCCTCGCCCTATACACCCTCATCCGTCTCATCTTCTACAACTAGCTGCCTACTGTCTACTGGTCGAGGATTGGGCTAGCCATCGACCCTCGCATGGGTTACTGTGTTACGATGATGCCACTCTGGTGGTACCCTTCGACGATGCCCTACGACAAGCGGTGCTAGAGACTTTGACTGAACTGCGGCGAGCATTGACGCGCGTTGAGGTCGCTCGTTCACATCAAGATCCCGCTCGCTGCCTAGGTTGTGGCCTGCGTCATGCCTGCGAGCAAACGCTTGTTTCAACAGGATGA